The Candidatus Dormiibacterota bacterium sequence CGCCCGACGTCCACGCCGCGCGCGGCGAGCAGCGTATTCGCCATCCCTCCGCCGATGCAAAACGCGGTCACGCGTTGCGCGAGCGCGCTCAAGACGCCGACCTTGTCCTTGACCTTTGCGCCGCCGATGACGCAGACGTAGGGCGTAGCGGGGGCGTTCATGAGCGGCTGCAGGGCGGCGATCTCGGCCTCCATCAGCGGTCCGGCAGCGCTGGGCAGCATATGCGCGATCGCCTCGGTCGAGGCGTGCGCGCGGTGGGCGGTGCCGAACGCGTCGTCGACGTACGCGTCGCCGAGCGCGGCCAGCGCGCGCGCAAAGGTGGGGTCGTTGCGCTCTTCGCCGGGATGGAAGCGCACGTTCTCGAGCAGCAGCACGTCGCCGTCGCGCAAGCGATCCACGGCGCGTTGCGCGGGCTCGCCGATGCAGTCCGATGCAAAGTCCACCGGCGCGCCGAGATGCTCCGCGAGGAGCGCGGCGACCGGGCGCAGGGAGCAGCCGGGATCGGGATGGCCGCCGGGACGGCCCAAGTGCGAGAGCACGATGATGCGCGCGTGGCGTTCGCGCAGCAGGCGCAGCGTCGGCACGGCCGCGTCGACGCGCGTCGCGTCCAGGATGCGCACCCGCTCGCCGTCGCGCACCAACGGCACGTTGAGGTCCTCGCGCACGAGAACGCGCTTGCCCGCGACCTCGAGCTGGTCCATCGTGCGCATGGCGTAGGAGTCCTAGCGGCGGCGCTCAGCGATGCGCTTCGCGAGGAAGTCTCTCGAGGATCATCGCGGTCAGCTCGGCGAGCCGGCACGAATAGCCCCATTCGTTGTCGTACCAGGCGGCGATCTGCACGAGATCGCCGTTCGCGCTGGTCAGTTTGGAATCGACGATCGCGCTGTACGGCACGCGCTTGAAATCGCTCGACACCAGCTCCTCCTCGCAGAAGAGCACGTACTCGCGCAGTTCGTTTTGGCAGGCACGGCGCAGGATCGCGTTGAGCTCGTCCTTCGTCGTCGCCTTCTTGACCTGCGCGACGAGGTAGATCATCGACACCGTCGGCGTGGGCACGCGCAGCGCAAAACCGTCGAACGTTCCCTCCACCTCCGGAATGGTGAGGAAGAGTGCTTTCGCAGCGCCGGTCGACGTGGGGATGATGTTCGTCGCAGCGTTGCGTGCGCGCCGAATATCCTTGTGCGGGGCGTCGAGGATGTGCTGGTCGTTCGTGTAGGAGTGCACGGTCGTCATGAAGCCCTTCACCCAGCCGAGGTGGTCGACGAGCGGTTTGACGGCCGTGGCGAGGCAGTTCGTCGTGCAGGAAGCGTTCGAGATGATGTGATGGAGCGCCGGATCGTAGCGGCCGTCGTTGACGCCGAGGACGATCGTGATGTCCTCCCCTTTTGCGGGGGCGGAGATCACGACTTTGCGCGCGCCGCCACCGTCGATGTGCGCGCGCGCCTTCGCGGCATCGGTGAAGAGGCCGGTCGACTCGACGACGACGTCGACGCCGAGATCGCGCCACGGCAGCTTGCCGGGATCGCGCTCTGCGAGCACGGCGATGCGGCGACCGTCGATGAGGAGCGCATCGCCCTCTGCGCGCACGTCGCCACCGTACGTTCCGTAGTTGCTGTCGTACTTGAAGAGATGCGCGCACTCTGCCGCACTGGTGAGATCGTTGACCGCCGCGATCTCGACGAGCGGGCGCCGCTCGAACAGCGCTTTTGCAAAGTTCCGCCCGATGCGGCCGAAGCCGTTGATTCCGATGCGCATGCGCCCCGTTTACCGGCCGCCGCCGGGCTGCCCCTGCTGGGGGGAGCGCAATCGAGCGGCCAGCCGCGCAATCGCACCGAGGCGCGTGGATGCGGTCGTTTTTCCGATCGCCGGATCGCAGCGCCGACCGAGCTCCGCCAGCGATTCGCCGGGAAAACGCAGCCGCAGCGATGCGATCTCGCGTAGCGGCCGCGAGAGCCGGCGAAGTCCGTGGACGCGCGCCACGTACTCGATCGTTTGGCGTTGCGCTGCCGCCGCACGTGCGGCACGCTCGAGATTCGCCGCCTCCGTGTTGACGAGGCGATGAATGCGATTCTTCGTCTCGCGCAGCGCGCGCACGTCTTCTAGCGCGAGGACCGCGCCGTGCGCGCCGATGCGTGCGAGCAGGTCGGCGATCGTCTGAAAGTCTTTGAAGTAGAACACGTCGCGCCCTCGCCGGCGGCTCCTGTGCGGGCTCGCGCCGAGCGCGCGCAGCAGCGAGGAGAGGCGCTGCGCGCGGGCCGGGTCCGGCGGTGCGAACTCCAAGTGGTAACCGCGCGCGCCCGTCGCAACGACGCCGAAGACGAGAAACGCCGCGCGCAGCTCGGCGAGGCGGTCGCAGCGGTGCGCGGGGCGAGGCGGTTGCGCCGGCAACGCCTGCGGGAGCGGAATGGAGAAGCGCGGCAGCCCCCGCAGCGCGCGCGTCGCCGTTGCCGCGACGGCCTGCCCTTTGCGATCTTCGAGCAACGACCAAAAGAGCCGCGCAACCGCGTTGCGATGCGTCACGAACGCCTCACCGCGCGCGTCGCGGCCGTAATAGGCGAGCGCGAGGAGCAGCGCGCGGCGGCAGTGCGCGGCCTGCGGCAGCTCCCGCGCGAGCGCATCCTTCGTGTCGGGGCCGAGTGCCTCGTTCACTCGAGGCGCACCTCGAGCTGCTCGTAGAGTTCCGCGGGTCGCACCGCGGGCGTGACGCGCAGCGGAACCTCCCGCACGCGAATCGTCACGCAGCGCGTCGCGTAGCGGATTTCGAGGATGTCGCCGGGCTTCACGGCATAGGCCGGCTTGAGCGCAACGCCATCTTTTAGGATCCGCCCGTGCTCGAGGGCCTCGTGGGCCTCCGAGCGGCGCTTCGCGAGCCGGGCGACCTTCAGGAATTTATCGAGCCGCATGCCTGTCTAGTTGACATATATCGATATATCTATATAGTCTTGTGATAGCTCGAAAGGAGGCTGCGCGATGGCACGGGCCGATGGATGGCGCGAGGATCGCTTCTGGCGATCGACGGGGTACAGGGGGCACGCAAAGCGCTTTCGCCGCGGGGCGCTCAAACTCGTCATGCTGAAGCTGCTCTCGGAGCTTCCGAGGCACGGCTACGATCTGATTCGCGCATTTCGCGAGCAGGGTTGGAGTGCCGGCGCGGGGTCCGTTTATCCGCTGCTCGCGTTTCTCGAATCCTCGGGGTACGTGACGAGCCGCCAGGAGGGCGACCGCCGCACCTATCAGGTCACCGAAAAGGGGCGCACGCTGCTCGAAGACCGTGCCGCCGACGTCGCGTCGTTCTTCGAAGCGGTCTCGCAGAGCCGGGAGGAACCGGGCGATGAGTTGCAGGACGCGCTGGAGCGGCTCGGCAGCGCGGTGGAACAGCTCGCCGGACATGCAAAGGACGAGACGATCGCGCGCGCGCGCGATCTCCTCGATCGGACCCGCAAAGAAATCTACACGCTTCTCGCACAGGAGTAGGCGCGATGGCGCAGTCCCAGCCCGCGCGGCGGCCTGGCGTCAACATTTTCGACACGTCGCGTCCGCTGTGGACGCTTTTTTTGGTATTTCTCATCCCGCTCATCCTGAGCAACTTGCTGCAAACCGCATCGCAGACGCTCGGGAGCGTCTTTCTCGGGCGGATGATCGGTACCGACGCTCTCGCTGCGGTCTCGGCGGTCTTTCCCGTCATCTTCCTGCTCTTCTCGTTTCTCATCGGCATCGCGAGCGGCAGCACGGTGCTCATCGGTCAAGCCTTCGGCGCGCGCGACGAGCACCGCGTCAAGAAGATTGCTGGGACCGTGCTCGGCGCGACGCTCGCGTTCGGCATCATCGTCGCGATCGTCGGCACGTGGGCCTCGCCCACGCTCCTGCAGTTGCTCGGCACGCCCTCCAACATCATCGCTCAATCCGATGCGTATGCGCGCGTCGCGTTCTTGACCTCGCCGATCATCTTCCCGTATCTCGCGTACACGACGTTCCTGCGCGGCACCGGCGACTCGACGACGCCGTTTTATTTTCTCATCCTCAGCACGCTGCTCGGCGTGCTCTTCACGCCCGCGTTCATCGCAGGCTGGATGGGGCTGCCGAAGCTGGGCGTGGTGAGCGTTGCCGTCGCGGGTCTATTGAGCCAAGGGATCTCGTTCGCGGCATTCCTCATCCGCCTGCACGTAACGAACCACCCCTTGCGGTTCGATCGCGAAACCGCACGCGACATGCTCATGGATCCGCGCATCCTCTGGGCGGTGCTCAAGATCGGGATCCCGACGGGCATCCAAGTCATCATGGTTTCGCTCGCCGAGATCGCGGTGATTTCTTTCGTGAACCACTTCGGGTCGAGCGCGACCGCCGCATACGGCGCGGTCAATCAGGTGGTGTCATACGTGCAGTTTCCGGCGATGTCGATCGGCATCACGGCGTCGATCTTCGGAGCGCAGTGCATCGGCGCGCGCCGCGAGGACATGCTCGGCGGCGTCGTGCGGACGGCAGTCGGGCTCAATTACGCGATCGGCGGCGTCCTCATCGCGCTCTGCTACGTCTTCGCGTGGCAGATCATCGGCTGGTTCATCGTCGATCCCCACACGCTCACGATCGCGCACGCGTTATTGATGATTACGCTGTGGTCGTATCTGCTCTTCGGCAACAGCGCGGTAATGAGCGGCGTCATGCGCTCGAGCGGCGCGGTCCTTTGGCCGACCATCAACGGCATCGTTGCGATCTGGGGCGTCGAGGTGCCGGTGGCCTACGTGCTGATGCACGTCTACGGCCTCGACGGCGTGTGGATGGGCTATCCGGTGTCCTTCGTTGCTGTCGTGCTGCTGCAGTACGCGTACTACACGTTCTTCTGGAAGAAACGCACGCACGAAAGGCTCGTGTAAGCAGCGTTCGCTCGTTCGTTCGTCGCGCAATACTCTTGAAACCGCAGCACAACGCGCAAGAGCTACGTCCTCCGCGTTGCGCCCGTAGCGCAACTTGGTGGCGGCACCTCCGTAAGGTGCGCATGTCTCGGTTCCGAGTTCGAGCGGGCGCAGCCCGTTCCGCCGGAGTGGGTAGCGGTCCCTGTTGAAGGCCCCTCTCGCGCAGCGAGCGCATCGCGACGTATAATCGTCTTATGGCCATCGAGGCACAGCTCGGCGACGCCGCCGAGCATCCCGGCAGGGCCGTCTACGCGTGCTGATCCAGCTGCTGATGGCGGCCTTGATGCTCGGACCGCCCGGCGACGCTTTCTACACGCCGCCGAGTCCGCTGCCTTCGCCGCAGAGCGGGCGCGTAATTTGGGTGCGGCAGTTCACCGGCGGGCCTGCCTTGCGCTCGGCGGCGGTGAACTACCGGCTCTTGTATGAGACGGTAGGGGCAAACGGCACGTTCGTCGCGGTCTCGGGCATGCTCGCGATTCCACACGGCACGCCGCCGCCGCAGGGATGGCCGATCATCAGCTGGGCGCACGGAACGACAGGAAACGGGCCGCAGTGCGCACCCTCACGTTTTCCGTCGAACGATCTCGAGCAGCGCGCGATGGACGCCTTCGTGCGCCGCGGTTACGCGGTGGCACAAACGGACTACGAGGCAAACGGCACCTCCGGAATCCATCCATACTTCGTTGCAACGCCGCTCGCGCGCGATCTCACCGACATCATTCGCGCGGCACGTGAGATCGATCCGCACATCGGCAAGAAGTGGATCGTCATGGGACACTCCGAGGGTGGAACGGCGGCGCTCGATACGGCCGGCTTCGGCCAGCGTTGGGCGCCGGAGCTCGATCTCGTCGGTGCGGTCGCTTACGCTCCCGCAACGCGTCTGGAGGGAGCGGTGCAAGACGCGCTCGACGACGATCAGCCCAGCGGTGTCTTCGCCATGTTGGGACTGATGATCGTAGGCTTCTCCGCGTCCGATCCGCGCATCGTCTTGGATCAGATACTCACGCCGCAGGCGCTGCGTCTCGTGCCCGAGCTGCAAGACGAGTGTATCGACGAGCTGATGAGCGACTCAGGTTGGAGCCGCATCGTCCCGAGTACGATCTTTCGGCCGCAGGCCGACGCGGAGATCGAGGATCTGTACGGAGACGTCGAAGCGAACACCGATCCGGAGAACCTCTCGATACCGGTACCCGTGCTGCTCCTGCAGGGTGGCTCCGACCCGCTTATCGGAGGGGGCGTCACCAATACCATTCGTGATGTGCTCTGCCGCGACGGCACGCCGACGGAGTTCAAAGCCTATCCGAGCGCGACGCACGGGACGATCTTGCTGCAGACCGATGCGGATGCGGCGGCGTGGGTCGCGGCGCGCTTTGCGGGCACGCCGCCACACGGGTGCTCGTAGATCGCTGCCGATGACGGCCTTGCCCAATGGTTCAAGCCACGCAGGCTCGATCATCTCTTCGGACCTGCCGGACCTCATGCGCGGGGAATCGGCGGCGTAAGCCGCACGCTCGCGTTACTCTCGCGTTACATAGGAACGCTGCGTCATTCGAGCGCCTCTCGGTGCCCTATTTTTTCGGCGACACGCAGGTGCCGGAGGCGCGGCAGACGAGCACCGGCTCGGCAAGCGCGCGCGCCGCGCTCGCAGCGATCTCCGGCTGTGCTTCCACGATCTTGTGCGCCTCGAACTCCATGCGGCGCGACCGGTTGCCGACGGAGACGATGCGGCCCGTCGCTTCGATGTAGTCGCCGGCGCGAACGGGTGCGAGGAACTCGACCGAGTCGTAGCCGGCGAAGAGGCCCTCGTCGCCGTCCTTGCGGATCAAGAGCTCCGTCGCGACGTCGCCGAACAGCGCGAGAATGCGCGCGCCGTCGACGAGATTGCCGCCGTAATGCGCGTCCGCGGCGCTCATGCGCACGCGGATCATCGCGCGCTCGTTCTCTTCGCCTCTTGCCATAACTCCTCGAGCTCATCCATCGTCATATCGCCAAGGACCTTGTTCTGCTCGGCGGCGCGCCTCTCCAGATACGCGAAGCGCCGGTGAAACTTCTCGTTGGCGTCCCGCATCGCGCTCTCGGCGTCGACGCCGAGCGATCGCGCCAGGTTCACGATGGTGAAGAGCACATCGCCCAGCTCCTCGCGCACGTGCCCGTCGTCCGCTGCCGCGCGCCGCGCCTCGGCCAGTTCTCGCAGCTCCTCGACGAGTTTGTCGAGCACGCCGCTGACGCTGCGCCAGTCGAAGCCGACGCGTGCGGCCTTCTCTTGCATGCGCTGGCCCCGCTGCAGCGCTCCGAGCTGCGGCGGGATGCCGTCGAGGCGGCTGCTGCGCAGGCGCCCGGTCTTCTCTTGCGCTTTGAGGCGCTCCCAGTTGCGCCATTGCGCGTCGACGTCGTCGATCACGGCATCGGCGAAGACGTGCGGGTGGCGGTGCACCATCTTGTTGGCGAGCGAATCCACGACGTCCGCAACGGTGAACGCGCCGGTCTCGGTGGCGAGCTGGGCGTGAAAGACGATCTGGAGCAGCAGGTCGCCGAGCTCTTCGCACAAGTGCTCCATTGCGTGCTCGTGCGGCGCCTGCTCGATTGCGTCGACGACTTCGTACGCCTCTTCGATGAGATAGGGAATCAAGGTGCGGTGCGTCTGCTCGCGATCCCACGGGCACCCCATGCGCAACCGCGCCATGATCTCGACGAGGTCTTCCCACGAGTAGTGCGCCGACTGCGGCGGCAGCGGGACGAGCGGCATCGCAATCGACGCGGAGAGCGTCGCGCGCGGCATCCCGGGAACGATCTCGGTCGCGATGCGGCGCGCGTCGAGCGCGCGCAGGAGCGGCGGCAGCCCGGGAAAGTCCGAGAGCGGATTGCCGAGCACGCCGAGCGCGACGTCGTCGCCGCGTTGCGATTCGAGCTGCGCGCAAAAGGCCGCGATGGCGTCGGTGCTTCCGCGAACGAGGAGCGCTTCGTCGGCGACGGCGCCTTCGTCGACGGTTATGCCTGAAGTCGTGAGATAGGCGACGAGCTCGCGCGGAGCGAGCAGCACGATCGTGCGGCCGGCGCCGCGCAGCGCGTCGAGGCTTCCGAGCGTGAGCAGTCGCGGGTCACCGGGTCCGAGTCCGACGATCCTGACGAGCATCTCACGCCCGGAAGCGACGCGCGCTCCTTACCCTAGGAGCTAGTGCGGCGAGGGTGCGGGCGATGCGGGTGCTGCCGTTGCCGGCGCCACCGACGGCATCGGCGGCGGCGAGGGGAAGAGCCCCGCGAAGCGCTGATCGGTTGCCGTGATCGTCGCCTTCTGTTGCAGGCTCTCGAGGAAAGGCTGCACGAGCGGCGCTTCCTGTTGCTGCGTCAACGCGAGCTTGATGCGATCGCGCGCCGATGCGAGCGACGCGCGTTGCGCCGGCTGGCGCGACGTCACGAGGATGATGTGATACCCGAAGGGCGAGTGAACGGGTTGGCTGATCTGCCCGATCGGCAGCGAGAACGCCGCCTGATCGAACGCCGGAACCATTTGGCCGCGGTGGAAGCAGCCGAGGCTACCGCCCTTGGCTTTCGAACCGGGATCGATCGAGTATTGCTGCGCGAGCGCGGCGAAGTTGCCGTGCGCGTGCAACGCCGCTTCGACCTTGTTCGCCGTCGCGAGGTCCGGAACGAGGATGTGGCTCGCGCATACCTGCGCGGGCGTGTCGAACGCCGCGTGGTTATGGCTGAAGTATTGCGCGATCTGCGCGTCCGTGACGGTGATGTTGCGCTGCAGCGCGTTGTCCAGGATCAGCTGGATGCGCAGCGCGTCGTGAACGTCTTGCTCGGTCAATCCACGCGCCGCTAGCATCTGCGACCAGGCGTCGCCCGGATAGTTCGCCTTCAGCTGGTCTTCGCGCGCAGCGATGTCGGCATCGGTGATCGCGATGTGGTTCTGCGCGGCGTACTGGGTGATGAGCGCTTCCTGCACCATCTGCTGCAGAATGCTGCGCGCAATCGGGCTGCCTTCCAGCTTCGTGTCGAGTTGCGCGCGGCTGATCGATTGGCCGTTGACGGTGACGACGGAGCCGCCGCCGCACGCTGCCAGCGACGCGCCGAGCAGCAGCGCAACCGAGCCCGCGACGATGCGGAGAGCTTTGGACATCAATATGAACTCCCAGGGAGAATTTGGAAAAAGGTCGGCGCGAAAGGTTCGTCCGGCCGCTGCCGGGGCCCTCTCCATCTCTAGATCGCCTCGAGCAGCTCGCGCAGCAGAGGCATCCAGAGGTCTTCCGGTCGGCTGCCCGCTGGCGCGTGCGGAAGATCGACGAGCACCTTGCCGTCGCTGAAGCGGAAGCGGTTCTTCGTCAGCGCTGCAAAGCGCGGAATCATGGCCGCGCTCAGCGCGAATCCCGAGCCGACGCCCAGGGTCAGCCGTTCCTCGTCGACGACGACGCGGGTGACGCGCTTGCGCAGGGCGATCGCGCGCAGCCGCGTCAGCTCGACGAGCCGCTCGAGCGGCTCGGGGAACGGGCCGAAGCGATCGCGGATGCTCGCAGCGATATCGTCCACCTCGCCTTCGCCGCGCGCCTTGGCGAGCTGCTGGTAGACGGCGATCTTCTGCGACACCTGCGGGATGTAGTCGTTGGGAATGAAGGCGTTGATCTTCACGTCGATCACGGCTTCGCCGCGCTCTTCGAGCGGCGCCGTCAAGCCACGACGTTCGGCGATGGCATCCGCCAGCAGCTGGCAGTACGTGTCGAAGCCGACCGATGCGATGAAACCCGACTGCGCCGCACCGAGCAAGTTGCCCGCCCCGCGAATCTCGAGATCGCGCATGGCGATCTGCATTCCGGATCCGAGATGCGTGAACTCGACGATGGCTTCCAGGCGCGCCTGCGCATCCTCGGAGAGCGCTTTGTGCCCCTGATACAGAAGGTAGCAGTACGCCTGCTGGTTCGAGCGCCCGACGCGCCCGCGCAGCTGATAGAGCTGCGCGAGGCCGAAGCGATCCGCGTCGTCCACGATCATCGTATTTACGTTGGGAATGTCCAAGCCGTTCTCGATGATCGTGGTGGCGACGAGCACGTCGCTTTGGCCGTCGATGAACGCCTGCATGATCGGCTCGACCTCGCGCTCGCGCATCTGACCGTGCGCGACGACGATCCGCGCGCGCGGAACCAGCTCCTGGAGCGCGTTGCGCAGCGCGTAGATCGAGTCGATGCGGTTGTGGAGGTAGTAGACTTGACCGCCGCGATCCAGCTCGGTAGAGATCGCGTGCGCGACGACGGCATTGCCGGCCGGCACGACGACGGTCTTGACGGAGAGGCGGTTCTTCGGCGCCGTGCGGATCACCGAGAGATCGCGCACCCCCATCAGCGACATGTGGAGCGTTCGCGGAATCGGCGTCGCGGAGAGCGTGATCGCGTCGACGCTCGCGCGATACTCCTTCAAGCGCTCTTTGTGCATCACGCCGAAGCGCTGCTCTTCGTCCACGACGACGAGGCCGAGATCGGCGAAGGCGACGTCCTTTTGCAGCAGGCGGTGCGTGCCGATCGCAAGATCGATGCGCCCCTGCGCGAGCGCCTGCAGCTGCTCGCGCATCGCCGCGCGATGCGTGAAGCGCGAGAACGACGCAATGCGAATCGGGAAGCCGGCGAACCGCTCGCTGAAGGTGCGAAAGTGCTGATCGGCGAGCAGCGTCGTCGGAGCGACGAGCGCGACTTGCGTGTGATCCGCGATCGCCTTGAAGGCTGCGCGAATCGCGACCTCGGTCTTGCCGTAGCCGACGTCGCCGCAGATGAGGCGGTCCATCGGGCGCGCACTCTCCATGTCGGCTTTCACCGCGTCGATTGCCGTGCGCTGATCGGGTGTCAGCTCGTAGGGGAACGCCTCCTCCATCTCCGCCTGCCATGGCGTGTCCGGCGCGAACGCATGACCGCGCGCGAGCTCGCGCTCGGCGTAGAGCTGCACGAGGCCGTCGGCGATCTTCGCGAGCGACTCCGAGACGCGCGACTTCGTGCGCGACCAATCGCCGCCGCCCATGCGCGAGAGGCGCGGCGTCGCGCCCTCCGCGGCGGAGTACTTCGTGACCTGGTGCATCTGCGTCACCGGGACGAGCATGCGGTCGGTGCCGGCGTACTGCAAGGCGAGATAATCTTGCGTTGCGCCGAGGATCGTCTCGGTGCGCAAGCCGTCGTAACGGGCGATCCCGTGAACCGCGTGTACGACGAAATCTCCCACGCGCAGATCCGAAAGCGTGACCGGCACGCCTTCTTTGATCGCGCGCAGCTTGACGCGCTTGGGCGGCAGGCCGAAGATCTCGCGGTCGCCGAGCACGCGCAGCCGCAGCTGCGGCACGGTAAAGCCCGCTTCGAGCGATCCGCCGTCGACCCAGACGCTCGCGAAGGGCAAGTCGCGCGCCGCGTCGCTCCAGCGGTGCGCTTCGATCCCGGCCGCGGAGAGCAGCTCGAGCATGCGCGAGACCGCCGTCGTCACGATTGCAACGCGCTCGCCGTCGGCGATCGATTGCTGCACGGCCGCGGTGAAGAGCTCGATGCGGCGGTTGAAATGCTCCGCCGGCCGGCACTCCAAGGCAAAGCGCTCGGCGCGCGGCACGAAGCGCAGCGCCTCGTGCGGCGCGATCGCGCCCGGCACGATCAGCGTCGGATGGCGCGCGATCGCATCGGTGAGGTCGTCGAGCGACGCGTGCGCGCCGGCGCCTTCGACGCGCTCCTCGTCAACGAGCGCGTTCTCGACCGACGCGAGCGCTGCAGGCTCGTCGAGAACGATCGTCGCGTCGTCGCGCAGATAGTCGAGCGGCGTCGCGCGATCGTCGTCGCGCGGCGTCTCGTCCCACGGCGGCACCGTAATCGCGTCGATCTCCTCATGGCTGCGCTGCGTCTCGAGATTGAAGGCGCGAATGGACTCGACGCGGTCGCCGAAGAACTCGATGCGCACCGGCGCTTGCGCGGTCGGTGGAAAGCAATCGAGAATCCCACCGCGCACCGCGTACTCGCCGGCCGCGCTGACGACGTCGGCGCGCTCGTACCCGAGATCGTGAAAGCGGCGCAGCGTCGCTTCCCAGTCGAGCGTCTCTGCGCGCCGTACGGTAAAGCGCAGGGCGCGAAAGCGCTCGGGTGGCACGACGTACTGACGCACCGCCGCGACGCCGGCGATGACGACGACGGGCGCGCCGTCGGCGAGCGCGTCGAAGAGGGCGATGCGCGCGCTGCGCTCGCTCGGGCTCTCGAGCGCCCCGAACGGGTCCTCGCGCGCGCGCAGCAGCGCAACCGAACGCTCCGCCTCGCCGCCGGCGTAGTAGAGAAAGTCGGCGTAGACGCGTTCGGCGATGTCGGCGGTGGGAACGATGCAGAAGAACCCTCCGCCGAGCGCCCGGGCAAAGGCCGCCAGGAGCGCCGGCCGGGCTGCGGCAGCCGTCTCGTGCAAGGCGGCGGCGTGGCCTCCCCGCAGGCGCTCGAGAACCGCCGCTCCCGGCCTGCTCGCGCCGACGAGGGCGGTCAGCGCCTTGGCCATGCCCGGGGGCGAAACCCGCGGGCCGGAGGGCGAGTTGAGAAGATTGGCAGTCATGCTAAGAGAGTGCTAAAGCGCGGCCGCATGGGCCGCACATTATAACAGATTGGAGAAGAACGCATGAGCAACTTATCGACGACGTCGCGCGGGAATCTCTCCCGGAGCGGCTTCGATCTGCTCGGATGGGACCCGTTTCGCGGGCTTCTCGGGAACTGGGGATCGAACCTAGGGATCGACATCACGCGCACGGAGAGCGGCTACGAGATCGAGATGCCGGTGGCCGGCTTTACGCCGGAACAGATCGAGGTGACGATCGAAGACGGCGTGCTGACCGCGTCCGGAAAGAACGACAAACGCTCGTTCCGCCGCTCGGTCGTGTTGCCGGAGGAGATCGACGCCGACGCGATCGACGCGAAGGTCGAGAACGGCCTCTTGACGCTCACGCTGAAGCTGCACCCCAAGGCGCAGCCCAAGCGCATCGAGGTCAAGCCGGTTTCGGTGAAGAGCGTCTAATCGAGCTCGCACCGAGCGCAACGAGAATCCACCACGGCCCGGCAACTTTCGGATAGAAGACGAGATAGTCGACGACCTGGTGGAGAATCAGAGCAAGTGAGGCGGCAAGCGCGGCGATCTGCCACGGTGCCGCCTCGTTCAATTTGCTTGCGAGCGTGCGCAGCGTCGTGACGACGAGGGCGAGCGTCGCGAGGAAGAGCGCGATGCCGCCTTCGGCGAGCGCCTGCAAATACCAACTGTTGGCATGCGTGCGTACGCCGGCGATGCCCGCTTGCGCAAGCTCGAGCTCGTAGTTTCCCGCACCGATGCCGAGCAACGGATGGCGTCGCCAGAAGAAGATGGCTGCACGCCAGAGCTCGCTGCGGTGCCCCACGCCGCCGGCATAGTTCGTTGACGGCGGCCGCGGCAAGAGCCCGGGGACGTGCGCGAGCGCGTCCCAGAAGCCCGCGCATGCCGCTGCGAGAACCGCTCCCGCCGCAACCGGAGCGAAGAGCGCGCGTCGCGCGCTCGTGCGCGCGATGAAGATCGTTCCAATCGCAATCGCCGCACCGGCGATGCCGCCACGCGAGAAGGTCAGCGCGAGCGCGCAGAACGCCACGACGATCGTGCCGGCGACGAAACGATCGCGCACGTACCACGCACAGAGCGCTGCCAGCGCGATCTCGTAATATGCGGCGAGCTGGTTCGGTCCGCCGAGCGGACCCGCGATGCGCGGCACGATCGCACCGCTCATGCTGAGCGCCCATG is a genomic window containing:
- the mfd gene encoding transcription-repair coupling factor; the protein is MTANLLNSPSGPRVSPPGMAKALTALVGASRPGAAVLERLRGGHAAALHETAAAARPALLAAFARALGGGFFCIVPTADIAERVYADFLYYAGGEAERSVALLRAREDPFGALESPSERSARIALFDALADGAPVVVIAGVAAVRQYVVPPERFRALRFTVRRAETLDWEATLRRFHDLGYERADVVSAAGEYAVRGGILDCFPPTAQAPVRIEFFGDRVESIRAFNLETQRSHEEIDAITVPPWDETPRDDDRATPLDYLRDDATIVLDEPAALASVENALVDEERVEGAGAHASLDDLTDAIARHPTLIVPGAIAPHEALRFVPRAERFALECRPAEHFNRRIELFTAAVQQSIADGERVAIVTTAVSRMLELLSAAGIEAHRWSDAARDLPFASVWVDGGSLEAGFTVPQLRLRVLGDREIFGLPPKRVKLRAIKEGVPVTLSDLRVGDFVVHAVHGIARYDGLRTETILGATQDYLALQYAGTDRMLVPVTQMHQVTKYSAAEGATPRLSRMGGGDWSRTKSRVSESLAKIADGLVQLYAERELARGHAFAPDTPWQAEMEEAFPYELTPDQRTAIDAVKADMESARPMDRLICGDVGYGKTEVAIRAAFKAIADHTQVALVAPTTLLADQHFRTFSERFAGFPIRIASFSRFTHRAAMREQLQALAQGRIDLAIGTHRLLQKDVAFADLGLVVVDEEQRFGVMHKERLKEYRASVDAITLSATPIPRTLHMSLMGVRDLSVIRTAPKNRLSVKTVVVPAGNAVVAHAISTELDRGGQVYYLHNRIDSIYALRNALQELVPRARIVVAHGQMREREVEPIMQAFIDGQSDVLVATTIIENGLDIPNVNTMIVDDADRFGLAQLYQLRGRVGRSNQQAYCYLLYQGHKALSEDAQARLEAIVEFTHLGSGMQIAMRDLEIRGAGNLLGAAQSGFIASVGFDTYCQLLADAIAERRGLTAPLEERGEAVIDVKINAFIPNDYIPQVSQKIAVYQQLAKARGEGEVDDIAASIRDRFGPFPEPLERLVELTRLRAIALRKRVTRVVVDEERLTLGVGSGFALSAAMIPRFAALTKNRFRFSDGKVLVDLPHAPAGSRPEDLWMPLLRELLEAI
- a CDS encoding Hsp20/alpha crystallin family protein — encoded protein: MSNLSTTSRGNLSRSGFDLLGWDPFRGLLGNWGSNLGIDITRTESGYEIEMPVAGFTPEQIEVTIEDGVLTASGKNDKRSFRRSVVLPEEIDADAIDAKVENGLLTLTLKLHPKAQPKRIEVKPVSVKSV
- a CDS encoding O-antigen ligase family protein; protein product: MHYLPVVDRIFLPEPLDPLWAMLFLAAFLAAVVATVRRPSYGIFFSICVQPFPLDHYLFNTTVTFPKVVLLGMLLGLCAQPGWRSALREAPVRRIFVALAAVACVVAVTIAVALHRGPAVRETFKWLEYAALFLAVCVAYRRDRNDSLLLYGWTGVTLAVSLLALLQEGIGAPWALSMSGAIVPRIAGPLGGPNQLAAYYEIALAALCAWYVRDRFVAGTIVVAFCALALTFSRGGIAGAAIAIGTIFIARTSARRALFAPVAAGAVLAAACAGFWDALAHVPGLLPRPPSTNYAGGVGHRSELWRAAIFFWRRHPLLGIGAGNYELELAQAGIAGVRTHANSWYLQALAEGGIALFLATLALVVTTLRTLASKLNEAAPWQIAALAASLALILHQVVDYLVFYPKVAGPWWILVALGASSIRRSSPKPA